Proteins found in one Bacillus subtilis subsp. subtilis str. 168 genomic segment:
- the rplM gene encoding ribosomal protein L13 (Evidence 1a: Function from experimental evidences in the studied strain; PubMedId: 10781545, 12682299, 23504016, 22720735; Product type s: structure), which yields MRTTPMANASTIERKWLVVDAAGKTLGRLSSEVAAILRGKHKPTYTPHVDTGDHVIIINAEKIELTGKKLTDKIYYRHTQHPGGLKSRTALEMRTNYPEKMLELAIKGMLPKGSLGRQMFKKLNVYRGSEHPHEAQKPEVYELRG from the coding sequence ATGCGTACAACACCTATGGCTAACGCAAGTACTATTGAACGCAAGTGGTTAGTTGTTGATGCTGCTGGCAAGACTTTAGGTCGTCTTTCTTCAGAAGTTGCAGCTATCCTTCGCGGAAAACACAAACCAACTTACACACCACACGTTGATACTGGAGATCATGTGATCATCATCAACGCTGAAAAAATCGAGTTAACTGGTAAAAAGTTAACTGACAAAATCTACTACCGTCACACTCAACATCCAGGCGGATTAAAATCAAGAACTGCTCTTGAAATGCGTACAAACTACCCTGAGAAAATGCTTGAGCTTGCTATCAAAGGCATGCTTCCAAAAGGTTCTCTAGGTCGTCAAATGTTCAAAAAATTGAACGTATACCGTGGTTCTGAGCATCCACACGAAGCACAAAAACCTGAAGTTTACGAACTTCGCGGTTAA
- the ecfT gene encoding component of the influx ECF transporters (Evidence 2a: Function from experimental evidences in other organisms; PubMedId: 15849754, 16850406, 18931129, 21135102, 26052893; Product type t : transporter) yields the protein MMDSMIIGKYVPGTSLVHRLDPRTKLITIFLFVCIVFLANNVQTYALLGLFTIGVVSLTRVPFSFLMKGLKPIIWIVLFTFLLHILMTHEGPIIFQIGFFKVYEGGLVQGIFISLRFVYLILITTLLTLTTTPIEITDGMEQLLNPLKKLKLPVHELALMMSISLRFIPTLMEETDKIMKAQMARGVDFTSGPVKERVKAIVPLLVPLFVSAFKRAEELAVAMEARGYQGGEGRTKYRKLVWTGKDTSVIVSLIVLAALLFFLRA from the coding sequence ATGATGGACAGCATGATTATCGGCAAGTATGTACCGGGGACTTCACTTGTGCACCGGCTTGACCCCAGAACAAAACTGATCACGATCTTTTTATTTGTCTGCATTGTATTCTTAGCCAATAATGTTCAGACATATGCGTTGCTTGGTTTATTTACAATTGGCGTCGTTTCTTTAACAAGAGTTCCTTTCTCTTTTTTAATGAAAGGGCTGAAGCCAATCATCTGGATTGTCCTTTTTACGTTCCTTCTTCACATTCTTATGACACATGAAGGACCGATTATCTTTCAAATAGGTTTTTTCAAAGTCTATGAGGGCGGTCTGGTTCAGGGGATATTCATTTCTCTTAGATTCGTCTATTTGATTTTAATCACAACCTTATTAACGCTTACGACTACACCGATTGAGATTACCGATGGAATGGAGCAGCTGCTGAACCCATTGAAAAAATTAAAGCTTCCTGTTCATGAGCTGGCTCTTATGATGTCAATTTCTTTACGGTTTATTCCGACACTGATGGAGGAGACAGATAAGATCATGAAGGCTCAGATGGCGCGAGGCGTTGATTTTACAAGCGGGCCTGTCAAAGAAAGAGTGAAGGCTATTGTCCCGCTTCTTGTCCCGCTCTTCGTCAGCGCATTTAAACGCGCCGAAGAGCTTGCGGTGGCAATGGAAGCAAGAGGCTATCAAGGCGGAGAAGGACGTACGAAATATAGAAAGCTTGTATGGACAGGAAAAGACACTTCTGTCATTGTCAGCTTAATTGTATTAGCTGCTTTGTTATTTTTCTTAAGGGCTTAG
- the truA gene encoding tRNA pseudouridine (38-40) synthase (Evidence 2a: Function from experimental evidences in other organisms; PubMedId: 10529181, 15353568, 17114947, 17466622; Product type e: enzyme), producing MRLKCTISYDGHLFNGYQVQPGKRTVQDELEKALAVLHKSKDRIPVVSSGRTDSGVHAAGQVIHFDTPLSIPAERWPYALNALLPDDIAVKQAEIADDGFHARFSAVKKEYRYFVYTEKHPDVFKRHYAYHFSYRLNVQDMREAAKHLIGTHDFTSFCAAKTEVQDKVRTIYELDWTETADGLQMRITGSGFLYNMVRIIAGTLLDAGIGKISPDEVKSMLEAKDREAAGRTAPGHGLYLWNVYYDN from the coding sequence ATGAGACTGAAATGCACGATTTCTTATGACGGACATTTGTTTAACGGTTATCAGGTTCAGCCGGGCAAAAGAACGGTTCAGGATGAACTGGAGAAGGCTTTGGCTGTCCTGCATAAGTCAAAAGACAGAATTCCGGTCGTTTCGTCTGGAAGAACAGACAGCGGGGTTCACGCAGCCGGACAGGTGATTCATTTTGACACTCCGCTGTCTATCCCGGCTGAGAGATGGCCATATGCCTTAAATGCACTGCTTCCGGACGATATCGCAGTCAAACAGGCAGAAATTGCGGATGATGGGTTCCATGCACGATTTAGCGCAGTCAAAAAAGAATATCGCTACTTTGTATACACGGAGAAACACCCGGACGTATTTAAACGGCATTACGCTTACCATTTTTCATATCGCCTTAATGTGCAGGACATGAGAGAAGCGGCAAAGCATCTTATAGGGACACATGATTTTACGAGCTTTTGCGCGGCTAAAACAGAAGTGCAGGACAAGGTAAGAACGATATACGAACTTGATTGGACTGAGACGGCTGACGGCCTGCAAATGCGGATCACAGGCAGCGGTTTCTTATATAATATGGTCAGAATTATTGCGGGTACTTTGCTTGATGCAGGTATTGGAAAAATTTCTCCCGATGAGGTGAAATCCATGCTGGAAGCGAAGGATCGCGAAGCGGCAGGGCGCACAGCGCCGGGGCACGGGCTATATTTATGGAACGTTTACTATGACAACTAA
- the salA gene encoding phosphorylation-dependent (Y327) transcriptional regulator (Evidence 1a: Function from experimental evidences in the studied strain; PubMedId: 11790741, 15126467, 26094643; Product type r: regulator), whose translation MIREDEVRKLVGEMREPFLQRPLGELDAVKEIKIKPEKRHISVKVALAKTGTAEQMQIQQEIVNVLKGAGAETVGLRFEELPEETVAKFRAPSAEKKTLLNMDNPPVFLAVASGKGGVGKSTVSVNLAISLARLGKKVGLIDADIYGFSVPDMMGITVRPTIEGEKLLPVERFGVKVMSMGFFVEENAPVVWRGPMLGKMLNNFFHEVEWGEVDYIVLDLPPGTGDVALDVHTMLPSCKEIIVSTPHPTAAFVAARAGSMAIKTDHEVVGVIENMAYYESAKTGEREYVFGKGGGDKLAEELNVPLLGRIPLKQPDWDKDQFAPSVYDENHPIGEIYQDIAKKIDAKMSVQV comes from the coding sequence ATGATAAGAGAAGATGAAGTAAGAAAACTAGTCGGAGAAATGCGCGAACCTTTTCTTCAAAGACCTCTGGGAGAATTGGATGCCGTTAAGGAAATTAAAATAAAGCCTGAAAAACGGCATATCAGTGTAAAAGTCGCTCTTGCAAAAACAGGAACTGCAGAACAAATGCAGATTCAGCAAGAGATCGTAAACGTATTAAAAGGGGCAGGAGCTGAGACAGTCGGCCTTCGATTTGAAGAGCTGCCTGAAGAAACGGTTGCTAAATTCCGGGCGCCGTCAGCTGAGAAAAAAACATTATTAAATATGGATAACCCGCCAGTCTTTCTTGCTGTAGCAAGTGGAAAAGGCGGCGTAGGCAAGTCAACTGTGTCAGTAAACCTAGCTATTTCTCTGGCTCGTCTAGGGAAAAAGGTTGGTTTAATTGATGCGGATATTTATGGGTTCAGTGTGCCGGACATGATGGGTATCACTGTGCGTCCAACAATTGAAGGAGAGAAACTTCTTCCTGTTGAACGCTTTGGAGTAAAGGTCATGTCAATGGGCTTTTTCGTAGAAGAAAATGCCCCGGTCGTATGGAGAGGGCCGATGCTCGGCAAAATGCTGAATAATTTTTTCCATGAAGTAGAGTGGGGAGAAGTAGACTATATCGTTCTTGATCTTCCGCCTGGTACAGGGGACGTTGCTCTCGATGTACATACAATGCTTCCGAGCTGCAAAGAAATTATCGTATCTACGCCACATCCGACAGCTGCTTTTGTCGCGGCCAGAGCGGGCTCTATGGCGATTAAAACCGATCATGAGGTCGTGGGTGTCATAGAGAACATGGCTTATTATGAAAGTGCAAAGACAGGGGAAAGAGAATATGTGTTTGGAAAAGGCGGAGGAGATAAACTGGCTGAGGAACTAAACGTGCCTTTGCTCGGCAGAATCCCATTGAAACAGCCCGATTGGGATAAGGACCAATTTGCTCCGTCTGTTTATGACGAAAATCATCCAATCGGAGAAATATATCAGGACATCGCAAAAAAAATAGATGCAAAAATGTCAGTGCAGGTATAA
- the ecfA gene encoding energizing coupling factor of ABC influx transporter (ATP-binding protein) (Evidence 2a: Function from experimental evidences in other organisms; PubMedId: 12110480, 21135102, 26052893; Product type t: transporter) has protein sequence MNQNQLISVEDIVFRYRKDAERRALDGVSLQVYEGEWLAIVGHNGSGKSTLARALNGLILPESGDIEVAGIQLTEESVWEVRKKIGMVFQNPDNQFVGTTVRDDVAFGLENNGVPREEMIERVDWAVKQVNMQDFLDQEPHHLSGGQKQRVAIAGVIAARPDIIILDEATSMLDPIGREEVLETVRHLKEQGMATVISITHDLNEAAKADRIIVMNGGKKYAEGPPEEIFKLNKELVRIGLDLPFSFQLSQLLRENGLALEENHLTQEGLVKELWTLQSKM, from the coding sequence ATGAATCAAAATCAGTTGATATCGGTAGAGGATATCGTATTTCGATATCGGAAGGACGCAGAAAGACGAGCACTAGACGGCGTCTCCCTGCAGGTGTATGAGGGTGAATGGCTTGCAATCGTAGGTCATAACGGTTCAGGGAAATCAACACTGGCCCGGGCATTGAATGGTTTAATTCTTCCTGAATCAGGCGACATTGAGGTTGCCGGGATTCAATTGACAGAGGAATCTGTTTGGGAAGTGCGTAAGAAGATAGGTATGGTCTTTCAAAATCCGGATAACCAATTTGTCGGAACGACTGTTCGCGATGATGTGGCTTTTGGTTTAGAAAACAATGGTGTACCGCGGGAAGAAATGATTGAGAGAGTAGACTGGGCAGTAAAACAGGTGAATATGCAAGATTTTCTCGATCAAGAGCCGCACCATCTCTCCGGAGGCCAAAAGCAGAGAGTTGCGATTGCGGGGGTTATTGCCGCACGTCCTGATATTATTATCTTAGATGAAGCAACATCCATGCTTGATCCGATCGGGCGAGAAGAAGTGCTTGAAACGGTAAGACATTTAAAAGAGCAGGGCATGGCGACTGTCATATCCATTACACATGACCTGAATGAGGCAGCAAAAGCAGACAGGATCATTGTCATGAATGGCGGTAAAAAATATGCTGAAGGGCCGCCTGAAGAGATTTTTAAATTGAATAAAGAACTTGTTCGAATTGGGCTTGATTTACCCTTCTCATTCCAGCTTAGCCAGCTTTTAAGAGAAAATGGACTGGCTTTGGAAGAAAACCATTTGACTCAGGAAGGGCTGGTGAAAGAGCTGTGGACATTACAATCAAAGATGTAG
- the pdaB gene encoding polysaccharide deacetylase involved in sporulation (Evidence 1a: Function from experimental evidences in the studied strain; PubMedId: 12662922, 15547282, 15598884; Product type cp: cell process), producing the protein MNHFYVWHIKRVKQLIIILIAAFAAASFFYIQRAVPLPVFSTDTGPKAIYKGETDSKDISLTFDISWGDERAEPILNTLKANGIKNATFFLSASWAERHPDTVARIVKDGHQIGSMGYAYKNYANLESSEIKKDMNRAQTAFEKLGVKDIQLLRPPTGQFNKNVLKVAKQYNYTVVHYSVNSQDWTNPGVEKIIDNVTKQVSGGDIILLHASDSAKQTEEALPDIIHQLKEKGLKNVTVGDLIANSDAKSAEVK; encoded by the coding sequence GTGAATCACTTCTATGTGTGGCACATTAAACGGGTAAAACAATTAATTATTATACTTATCGCCGCATTTGCAGCTGCCAGCTTTTTTTATATCCAAAGAGCTGTCCCGCTTCCCGTGTTTTCAACTGACACCGGACCTAAAGCCATTTATAAAGGAGAAACAGACTCTAAAGATATTTCACTTACTTTCGATATCAGCTGGGGTGATGAGAGAGCAGAACCGATACTTAATACTCTGAAAGCAAACGGGATTAAAAACGCAACGTTTTTCCTGTCCGCTTCTTGGGCAGAACGCCATCCCGACACAGTGGCCCGTATCGTAAAGGACGGCCATCAAATCGGGAGCATGGGCTACGCTTATAAAAACTATGCCAATTTAGAGAGCAGCGAAATAAAAAAGGACATGAACCGTGCGCAAACAGCCTTTGAAAAGTTAGGGGTCAAAGACATACAGCTATTAAGACCCCCTACCGGCCAATTCAATAAGAATGTTCTAAAGGTCGCAAAGCAATACAATTATACAGTCGTTCATTACAGTGTGAACTCTCAAGACTGGACAAATCCCGGAGTTGAAAAAATCATCGACAATGTGACCAAGCAAGTTTCCGGTGGAGACATTATTCTTTTACATGCCTCCGATTCTGCAAAACAAACAGAAGAAGCATTGCCTGATATCATCCATCAGCTGAAAGAAAAAGGATTAAAAAATGTAACCGTGGGTGATCTCATCGCAAATTCTGATGCCAAATCCGCAGAGGTAAAGTAA
- the cwlD gene encoding N-acetylmuramoyl-L-alanine amidase (Evidence 1a: Function from experimental evidences in the studied strain; PubMedId: 14679227, 16267290; Product type e: enzyme), with amino-acid sequence MRKKLKWLSFLLGFIILLFLFKYQFSNNDSWKPWSLPLSGKIIYLDPGHGGPDGGAVGGKLLEKDVTLEVAFRVRDYLQEQGALVIMTRESDTDLAPEGTKGYSRRKAEDLRQRVKLINHSEAELYISIHLNAIPSQKWSGAQSFYYGKYAENEKVAKYIQDELRRNLENTTRKAKRIHGIYLMQNVTKPGALIEVGFLSNPSEATLLGKPKYQDKVASSIYKGILRYFTEKGDPPE; translated from the coding sequence ATGAGGAAAAAGCTTAAATGGCTCAGTTTTTTGCTAGGCTTCATCATATTACTATTTCTGTTCAAGTATCAGTTCAGCAATAACGACTCTTGGAAGCCGTGGAGCCTGCCCTTGAGCGGTAAAATCATTTATCTAGATCCAGGTCATGGCGGGCCTGACGGCGGAGCAGTCGGCGGAAAGCTGTTAGAGAAGGATGTTACCCTGGAAGTGGCCTTTAGAGTCAGGGATTATCTTCAAGAACAAGGAGCGCTTGTTATCATGACCAGAGAAAGTGATACTGATCTCGCTCCAGAAGGAACAAAAGGCTATAGCCGACGAAAAGCTGAGGATCTAAGACAACGAGTCAAATTAATAAACCATTCAGAGGCGGAGCTCTATATCAGCATTCATCTTAATGCGATTCCGTCACAAAAATGGAGCGGAGCCCAAAGCTTTTATTACGGGAAATATGCGGAAAATGAGAAAGTCGCAAAATACATTCAGGATGAGCTGAGAAGAAATCTGGAAAACACAACCCGGAAAGCAAAGCGGATTCATGGTATCTACTTAATGCAAAACGTCACCAAACCGGGGGCGCTTATAGAAGTCGGATTTTTATCCAATCCAAGTGAAGCAACGTTGCTCGGTAAACCGAAATATCAAGACAAGGTGGCATCTTCCATATATAAAGGCATTTTGCGATATTTCACAGAAAAAGGAGACCCTCCGGAGTAA
- the kbaA gene encoding inner membrane protein involved in activation of the KinB signaling pathway to sporulation (Evidence 1a: Function from experimental evidences in the studied strain; PubMedId: 8576055, 15849754, 16850406; Product type r: regulator), which translates to MKSRGLVRFFFSILAVGALITSIVGFALKWGEYRGLFLTFEAGQIFSVLFWFIGVGMIFSVISQMGFFVFLTVHRFALEILRSSSLWNLLQLFFILFVAFDLMYVRFLFFGESGESLAGYAWLPVFLLIFGVITAYIKQKQSSKKTFVSSLFLMVVITALEWFPALRVNDEDWLYLMLFPLMACNAFQLLMLPKFAAK; encoded by the coding sequence ATGAAAAGCCGTGGTTTAGTTCGTTTTTTCTTTTCTATTTTAGCTGTCGGGGCGCTTATCACGAGTATTGTGGGTTTTGCTTTAAAGTGGGGAGAATATAGAGGGCTGTTTCTAACATTTGAAGCGGGACAGATTTTCTCTGTTTTATTTTGGTTTATCGGTGTAGGCATGATTTTCAGTGTGATCAGCCAAATGGGTTTTTTCGTGTTTTTAACAGTTCATCGGTTTGCGCTTGAGATATTAAGGTCCTCCTCTTTGTGGAATTTGCTGCAGTTGTTTTTCATCCTGTTTGTTGCTTTTGATTTAATGTACGTGCGTTTTTTATTTTTTGGAGAGAGCGGAGAATCGCTGGCTGGCTATGCGTGGTTACCGGTGTTTTTATTGATCTTTGGAGTGATTACAGCTTATATAAAGCAAAAGCAGTCCTCTAAGAAAACATTTGTGTCATCGTTATTTTTGATGGTTGTGATTACCGCATTAGAATGGTTCCCTGCATTAAGAGTAAATGATGAGGACTGGCTTTATTTAATGCTTTTTCCGTTAATGGCATGTAATGCCTTCCAATTGCTGATGCTGCCGAAGTTTGCAGCAAAGTAA
- the ybaJ gene encoding putative methyltransferase (Evidence 3: Putative function from multiple computational evidences; PubMedId: 26582911; Product type e: enzyme), whose protein sequence is MNALVAHNSKAWDKKVETGNEWTVAVEQQVIEQAKKGNWDIRVTPMKDVPKDWFPPIKGLKVLCLASGGGQQGPVLAAAGADVTVLDNSEKQLNQDRMIAERDGLTIHTVKGSMDDLSVFNDESFDVIVHPVANVFVENVLPVWKEAYRVLKRNGILISGFVNPVVFLFDTELEQQGVLKVKHSIPYADPEDLPKHKVKKLIENNEALEFGHSLEDQIKGQIDAGFIVTGFYEDKGGFVLDQYIHTYSATRSVKV, encoded by the coding sequence ATGAATGCGTTAGTAGCTCATAATAGCAAAGCCTGGGATAAAAAAGTAGAAACAGGCAATGAATGGACTGTTGCTGTTGAACAGCAGGTTATCGAACAAGCAAAAAAAGGCAATTGGGATATAAGGGTAACACCAATGAAAGATGTACCGAAGGATTGGTTTCCGCCTATCAAAGGTCTGAAAGTACTCTGTTTAGCATCAGGCGGCGGCCAGCAGGGTCCAGTTTTGGCAGCCGCAGGCGCGGATGTCACTGTATTAGATAACTCAGAAAAACAGCTGAATCAGGATAGAATGATTGCTGAGCGAGATGGTCTGACGATACACACTGTCAAAGGAAGCATGGACGATTTAAGTGTATTTAATGATGAATCATTTGATGTCATTGTACATCCTGTTGCCAATGTTTTTGTTGAGAATGTCCTCCCGGTATGGAAGGAAGCGTACCGTGTGTTGAAAAGGAACGGCATTCTAATCTCGGGTTTTGTCAATCCTGTTGTATTTCTGTTTGATACAGAATTAGAACAGCAAGGTGTTTTAAAAGTAAAACACTCTATTCCATACGCTGACCCAGAAGATCTTCCGAAACATAAAGTGAAAAAACTGATCGAAAATAATGAGGCTCTGGAATTCGGCCATTCCTTAGAAGACCAAATCAAAGGCCAAATTGATGCCGGTTTTATCGTTACTGGTTTTTATGAAGATAAAGGCGGTTTTGTATTAGACCAATATATCCATACATATTCTGCAACAAGAAGCGTGAAAGTATGA
- the rpsI gene encoding ribosomal protein S9 (Evidence 2a: Function from experimental evidences in other organisms; PubMedId: 12682299, 19653700, 22720735; Product type s: structure) — protein sequence MAQVQYYGTGRRKSSVARVRLVPGEGRIVVNNREISEHIPSAALIEDIKQPLTLTETAGTYDVLVNVHGGGLSGQAGAIRHGIARALLEADPEYRTTLKRAGLLTRDARMKERKKYGLKGARRAPQFSKR from the coding sequence TTGGCACAGGTTCAATATTACGGTACTGGCCGTCGTAAAAGCTCTGTAGCGCGTGTGCGTTTAGTTCCAGGAGAAGGCCGTATCGTCGTTAATAATCGTGAAATCAGCGAACATATCCCATCTGCAGCTTTAATCGAAGATATCAAACAACCATTAACTTTGACTGAAACAGCTGGCACTTATGATGTTTTAGTAAACGTACATGGAGGCGGCCTATCTGGTCAAGCTGGAGCAATCCGTCACGGTATCGCTCGTGCTTTGCTTGAAGCAGATCCAGAATACCGTACAACTCTTAAACGTGCAGGTCTTCTGACTCGTGACGCTCGTATGAAAGAACGTAAAAAATACGGTCTTAAAGGCGCTCGTCGTGCACCTCAGTTCTCAAAACGTTAA
- the ybaK gene encoding hypothetical protein (Evidence 4: Unknown function but conserved in other organisms; PubMedId: 14679227, 16267290): protein MAEVLSFMDVKRQKDFELEKNLLKELSLRQIIQSVKDCLEPLFPFLHDERDIITEGCIDFAIEAYLLGGRFGIFGYYGESMQSISARSAREEEELRMEFFDYLYNWIHEQYATFDKNTVYEAARKFIKDWWTAGFVQREKQCKLRMR, encoded by the coding sequence ATGGCAGAAGTACTGTCTTTTATGGATGTGAAACGCCAAAAGGATTTTGAATTAGAAAAGAACTTGCTCAAAGAACTCTCTCTGAGACAAATTATCCAGTCTGTTAAGGATTGTTTGGAACCATTATTTCCATTTTTACATGATGAACGAGATATTATTACCGAAGGCTGTATTGATTTTGCGATTGAAGCTTATTTGTTAGGCGGGCGTTTTGGGATATTCGGCTATTACGGAGAATCAATGCAGAGTATCAGTGCCCGCTCTGCAAGAGAAGAAGAAGAGCTGCGTATGGAGTTTTTTGATTATCTCTATAATTGGATACACGAGCAATACGCAACATTTGATAAAAACACTGTTTATGAAGCGGCACGCAAGTTCATTAAAGATTGGTGGACAGCAGGGTTTGTTCAAAGAGAAAAACAGTGTAAGCTTCGCATGCGGTAA
- the ecfAB gene encoding energizing coupling factor of ABC influx transporter (ATP-binding protein) (Evidence 1a: Function from experimental evidences in the studied strain; PubMedId: 12110480, 21135102, 26052893; Product type t: transporter), producing the protein MKTPFERLALYDINASIKEGSYVAVIGHTGSGKSTLLQHLNGLLKPTKGQISLGSTVIQAGKKNKDLKKLRKKVGIVFQFPEHQLFEETVLKDISFGPMNFGVKKEDAEQKAREMLQLVGLSEELLDRSPFELSGGQMRRVAIAGVLAMDPEVLVLDEPTAGLDPRGRKEIMDMFYELHQRGNLTTILVTHSMEDAAAYADEMIVMHKGTIQASGSPRDLFLKGEEMAGWGLDLPETIKFQRHLEAALGVRFNEPMLTIEDAAAEIRALFQGEKTL; encoded by the coding sequence ATGAAGACCCCGTTTGAGCGCCTAGCACTGTATGATATCAATGCATCGATTAAAGAAGGAAGCTACGTAGCCGTTATCGGGCATACAGGCTCTGGCAAGTCCACTCTTCTACAGCACCTAAATGGTCTCCTGAAGCCGACGAAGGGACAGATATCACTAGGCAGCACTGTCATTCAGGCAGGGAAAAAGAATAAAGATCTGAAAAAACTTCGTAAAAAAGTCGGAATCGTTTTCCAATTTCCTGAGCATCAATTATTCGAAGAAACAGTTCTTAAAGATATTTCATTCGGACCGATGAACTTTGGTGTTAAAAAAGAAGATGCTGAACAAAAAGCGAGAGAGATGCTGCAGCTTGTAGGTTTATCAGAAGAGCTTTTGGACAGGTCACCCTTTGAATTAAGCGGGGGACAAATGCGCAGAGTTGCAATTGCCGGCGTACTTGCAATGGACCCTGAAGTGCTTGTTCTGGATGAACCGACTGCAGGATTGGACCCAAGAGGGCGAAAAGAGATTATGGACATGTTTTATGAGCTTCATCAACGTGGGAACTTGACGACGATCCTTGTGACACACAGCATGGAGGATGCAGCTGCATACGCTGATGAAATGATTGTTATGCATAAAGGAACGATACAAGCATCAGGCAGTCCGCGTGATCTGTTTTTAAAGGGTGAAGAGATGGCCGGCTGGGGGCTGGATCTTCCTGAAACAATAAAATTCCAAAGACACCTTGAAGCTGCACTGGGTGTGAGATTTAATGAGCCTATGCTCACAATCGAAGATGCCGCTGCCGAAATCCGTGCTCTTTTTCAGGGAGAGAAGACTTTATGA
- the gerD gene encoding lipoprotein factor mediating clustering of germination proteins (Evidence 1a: Function from experimental evidences in the studied strain; PubMedId: 17122337, 10618233, 10376819, 24530795; Product type f: factor), producing MSKAKTLLMSCFLLLSVTACAPKDQAADMDYDQTKKMVVDILKTDDGKKAIKELLNDDAMNEALVIDQDAIKGTIEKTLTSKKGEEFWKNIFEDTDFAEGFAKTLQTEHEKVIKKLMKDPDYQKMLMSVMQDPGMDKKYSQLAKSQEFRSYLEEVINETLSSPLYKKQFEDELKKAAKDTAKESE from the coding sequence ATGTCAAAAGCCAAAACGCTATTGATGAGCTGTTTTTTGTTATTATCTGTAACAGCTTGCGCTCCAAAAGACCAAGCAGCGGATATGGACTATGATCAGACCAAAAAAATGGTTGTTGATATATTAAAAACTGATGATGGAAAGAAAGCTATTAAGGAATTATTAAATGATGATGCCATGAATGAAGCGCTGGTGATTGACCAAGATGCAATTAAAGGAACAATAGAAAAAACACTCACATCTAAAAAAGGTGAAGAATTTTGGAAAAACATCTTTGAAGACACTGATTTTGCTGAGGGCTTTGCCAAAACTCTTCAGACAGAGCATGAAAAAGTGATTAAAAAGCTGATGAAGGATCCAGATTACCAGAAGATGCTGATGAGCGTTATGCAGGATCCCGGCATGGATAAAAAGTACAGCCAGCTGGCAAAAAGCCAAGAATTCCGCAGTTATTTAGAAGAGGTTATTAACGAAACACTTTCTAGTCCGCTTTACAAAAAGCAGTTCGAAGATGAGCTGAAAAAAGCAGCAAAAGACACAGCAAAAGAAAGTGAATAA